A stretch of the Streptobacillus canis genome encodes the following:
- a CDS encoding Fur family transcriptional regulator codes for MQEVEKFLKGRGIKPSIHRIKILDYLHSNHIHPTVDKIYKDLLPELPTLSKTTVYNTLNLFVENKIANAIVIEGNETRYDVEDYPHGHFKCLKCNKMVDFEIDYTKMQLEKLSGISIDEIQFYIKGLCKDCKDKQDK; via the coding sequence ATGCAAGAAGTAGAAAAGTTTTTAAAAGGTAGAGGTATAAAACCTTCTATACATAGAATAAAAATATTAGATTATCTACATTCTAATCATATTCATCCTACTGTAGACAAAATATACAAAGATTTATTACCTGAGTTACCTACACTATCAAAAACAACGGTGTATAACACATTGAATCTATTTGTAGAAAATAAAATTGCAAATGCTATAGTTATAGAAGGAAATGAAACTAGATATGATGTAGAAGATTATCCACATGGACATTTTAAATGCTTAAAATGTAATAAAATGGTGGATTTTGAAATAGATTATACTAAGATGCAATTAGAAAAATTAAGTGGTATATCTATTGATGAAATACAATTTTACATTAAAGGATTATGTAAGGATTGTAAAGATAAACAAGATAAATAG
- a CDS encoding ABC transporter ATP-binding protein has translation MEDKKQNDVLLEVRDLITSFRIKDTYYNAVDGVSFELRKNEVLAIVGESGCGKSTLATSIMGLHNPIYTRVSGEIKFEGNNLVDFTEEQFNQIRGAKIGMIFQDPLSALNPLMRIGDQIEEGLKYHTTLTPEERKERVKELIVKVGINNPERVMRQFPHELSGGMRQRIIIAIALSCKPAILIADEPTTALDVTIQAQILDLIRELQADISAGIILITHDLGVVAEIADRVAVMYAGEIVEIASVYDLFKNPQHPYTKSLLSSIPQMDSNSEDDLHVIHGTVPSLKNLPRKGCRFRHRIPWIAENEHEEVPTLHEVEEGHLVRCTCYKNFYFAKEGEE, from the coding sequence ATGGAAGATAAAAAACAAAATGATGTACTATTAGAAGTTAGAGATTTAATTACGAGTTTTCGTATAAAAGATACATATTATAACGCTGTTGATGGTGTGAGTTTTGAGTTAAGAAAAAATGAAGTTTTAGCCATAGTTGGTGAATCAGGATGTGGAAAATCTACACTTGCAACTTCAATAATGGGATTACACAACCCAATATATACAAGAGTTTCTGGAGAAATAAAGTTTGAAGGAAATAACTTAGTTGATTTTACAGAGGAACAATTTAATCAAATAAGAGGGGCTAAGATAGGAATGATATTCCAAGATCCACTTTCTGCATTAAACCCATTAATGAGAATTGGAGATCAAATTGAAGAAGGTTTAAAATATCATACTACATTAACTCCAGAAGAAAGAAAAGAAAGAGTTAAAGAATTAATTGTTAAAGTTGGTATTAATAATCCAGAAAGAGTTATGAGACAATTCCCTCATGAATTATCAGGAGGTATGAGACAAAGAATTATAATTGCTATAGCACTTTCATGTAAACCTGCTATCTTAATAGCAGATGAGCCAACTACAGCATTAGACGTTACAATTCAAGCACAAATATTAGACTTAATTCGTGAATTACAGGCAGATATTAGTGCAGGGATAATATTAATAACACATGATTTAGGAGTAGTTGCTGAAATTGCAGATAGAGTTGCGGTAATGTATGCTGGAGAAATAGTTGAAATAGCATCAGTATATGACTTATTTAAAAATCCACAACATCCATATACTAAATCATTATTAAGTTCAATCCCTCAAATGGATTCAAACTCAGAAGATGATTTACATGTAATACATGGTACAGTACCATCTTTAAAAAACCTACCAAGAAAAGGATGTAGATTTAGACATAGAATTCCTTGGATTGCAGAAAATGAGCATGAAGAAGTTCCAACTTTACATGAAGTTGAAGAAGGACATTTAGTAAGATGTACTTGTTACAAAAATTTCTACTTTGCAAAAGAAGGTGAGGAATAG
- a CDS encoding ATP-binding cassette domain-containing protein, with translation MSKLIKLEGLKVHYPIRGGFFNTIKDYVRAVDGVNMEIEKGKTYGLVGESGSGKSTIGKSIIGLEKITEGRLFYEGEEINLNRVKRKSMYRKNVQMIFQDSMSSLNPKKRVIDLLSEPLKNFENFTPEQEKKRVIELLEIVGMTEDNIVKYPHEFSGGQRQRLGVARAIATNPKLIIADEPVSALDLSVQAQVLNYMKKIQKHLGLSYIFISHDLGVVKHMCDHISIMYKGRFVETGDKKVIYSQPQHIYTKRLIAAIPDVNPLIRDEKRDFRAQIDKEYKELEKVYYDEKGRVFDLELFDASTDHYVALNKGGK, from the coding sequence GTGAGCAAATTAATAAAATTAGAAGGACTTAAAGTTCATTACCCAATTAGAGGAGGTTTTTTCAATACAATTAAAGACTATGTTAGAGCCGTTGATGGTGTTAACATGGAAATTGAAAAAGGGAAAACATATGGTTTAGTTGGAGAATCAGGATCTGGAAAGTCAACTATTGGAAAATCTATTATAGGTTTAGAGAAAATTACAGAAGGTAGATTATTCTATGAAGGTGAAGAAATAAATTTAAATAGAGTTAAAAGAAAATCAATGTATAGAAAAAATGTGCAAATGATTTTCCAAGATTCAATGTCATCTTTAAATCCTAAAAAAAGGGTTATAGATCTTTTATCAGAACCTTTAAAGAATTTTGAAAACTTTACTCCTGAGCAAGAAAAGAAAAGAGTAATTGAATTACTTGAAATTGTAGGGATGACTGAAGATAATATTGTAAAATATCCACATGAGTTCAGTGGAGGACAAAGACAAAGATTAGGGGTTGCTAGAGCAATTGCAACAAATCCTAAATTAATAATAGCAGATGAGCCAGTTTCGGCACTTGACTTATCAGTTCAAGCACAAGTATTAAACTACATGAAAAAAATACAAAAACATTTAGGGTTAAGCTACATTTTCATTTCACATGACTTGGGAGTAGTTAAACATATGTGTGATCATATATCTATAATGTATAAAGGTAGATTCGTTGAAACAGGAGACAAGAAAGTAATTTACTCTCAACCTCAACATATCTATACTAAGAGATTGATTGCAGCTATACCTGATGTTAATCCATTAATTAGAGATGAAAAAAGAGATTTCAGAGCTCAAATTGATAAAGAATATAAAGAATTAGAAAAAGTATATTATGATGAAAAAGGTAGAGTATTTGATTTAGAATTATTTGATGCTTCTACAGATCATTATGTTGCTTTAAATAAAGGAGGTAAATAA
- the opp4B gene encoding oligopeptide ABC transporter permease, which yields MWKTVLRRVLAMIPQLFILSIIVFVVAKLMPGDPFTGLISPTTPPEAIEKLRREAGLYDPLYTQYINWMRRAFNGNFGISYTYKLPVTRIIGERIYNTFFLSLLSVILMYSIALPLGILSGRYDGSRLDKIVTIYNFISYAMPTFILSLLMVFIFGYKLRIFPTGGSVDLGYTPGTMPYVINKIYHLLLPAITYALLATTWTIRYLRSEIIDSKSLDYVKTARAKGVPEAVVYSKHIFRNSVLPIVAFLGYTITGLFGGSIFIETIFNYPGMGQLFISSISSRDYSVITTLILFYGFLSLLGSLLSDILLMIVDPRIRIE from the coding sequence ATGTGGAAAACGGTTTTAAGAAGAGTTTTAGCAATGATTCCTCAATTATTTATCTTAAGTATAATAGTATTCGTTGTAGCTAAATTAATGCCAGGGGATCCATTCACTGGATTAATTTCACCAACTACACCACCTGAAGCTATAGAAAAATTAAGAAGAGAAGCAGGATTATATGACCCTTTATATACACAATATATTAACTGGATGAGAAGAGCATTTAACGGAAACTTTGGTATAAGTTATACATATAAATTACCAGTTACAAGAATTATTGGAGAAAGAATTTACAATACATTCTTCTTATCATTATTATCTGTAATATTAATGTACTCAATTGCATTACCATTAGGGATATTAAGTGGTAGATATGACGGTTCAAGACTTGATAAAATAGTTACAATTTATAACTTTATAAGTTATGCAATGCCAACATTTATTTTATCATTATTAATGGTATTTATATTTGGATATAAATTAAGAATATTCCCTACAGGAGGGTCAGTAGATTTAGGATATACACCTGGAACTATGCCTTATGTAATTAATAAGATATATCACTTATTATTACCAGCAATAACATATGCATTACTTGCAACTACATGGACTATAAGATATTTAAGAAGTGAAATTATAGATTCAAAATCATTAGATTATGTTAAAACTGCAAGAGCAAAAGGGGTACCTGAAGCAGTAGTTTATTCTAAACATATATTTAGAAATTCAGTATTACCTATTGTAGCATTCTTAGGATATACAATAACAGGATTATTTGGTGGATCAATATTTATAGAAACAATATTTAATTATCCAGGTATGGGACAATTGTTTATTTCATCAATATCATCAAGAGATTATTCAGTTATTACAACATTAATATTATTCTACGGATTCTTGAGTTTATTAGGTTCATTATTATCAGATATTTTATTAATGATAGTGGATCCAAGAATAAGAATAGAGTAA
- a CDS encoding ABC transporter permease, which translates to MKTNEDLELEMDKMHEEAENKVIEDSLASEVPSGFNVIKREFQKDKVALFSLTLLAILMIVIFFSASFLLDIEDVMKVRLLDKYAAPLEGYWLGADYGGRSILGQLIIGARNSIVIGFSVTIITSFIGIVVGVIISYYGGWIENLAMRIIDFISILPTTLIIIVFVTIVPQYNVVTFILIMSIFYWTGTARLIRGKVLSEVRRDYINASKTMGTSDAKIIFRELLPNISSLIIVGLTLGFAGNLGIETGLTFLGYGLPAQVPSLGILISYATAPEVLADKWWVWMPASLLILVIMLCINYIGEALKRASDARQRLG; encoded by the coding sequence ATGAAGACAAACGAAGATTTAGAATTAGAAATGGATAAAATGCACGAAGAAGCTGAAAATAAAGTAATAGAAGATAGCTTAGCAAGTGAAGTACCATCAGGGTTTAATGTAATTAAAAGAGAATTCCAAAAAGATAAAGTAGCTTTATTTTCTCTTACTTTATTAGCAATATTAATGATAGTAATATTCTTTTCGGCAAGTTTTTTACTAGATATAGAAGATGTAATGAAAGTTAGATTATTAGATAAATATGCAGCACCTCTTGAAGGTTATTGGTTGGGAGCTGACTATGGAGGACGTAGTATTCTTGGTCAGTTAATTATAGGAGCTAGAAATTCTATAGTAATAGGATTTTCAGTTACAATTATTACTTCATTTATTGGAATTGTAGTTGGAGTTATAATATCTTACTATGGTGGTTGGATAGAAAATTTAGCGATGAGAATCATAGATTTTATAAGTATATTACCAACAACTTTAATAATTATAGTATTTGTTACTATAGTACCACAATATAATGTAGTGACATTTATATTAATAATGTCTATATTCTATTGGACAGGTACGGCTAGATTGATTCGTGGTAAGGTTCTTTCAGAGGTAAGAAGAGATTATATTAATGCCTCAAAAACTATGGGAACTAGTGATGCAAAGATAATTTTTAGAGAATTACTTCCAAATATATCTTCATTAATTATAGTTGGTTTAACATTAGGATTTGCAGGAAACTTAGGTATAGAAACAGGTTTAACATTTTTAGGATATGGATTACCAGCTCAAGTTCCTTCGTTAGGAATCTTAATAAGTTATGCAACAGCCCCAGAAGTACTTGCTGATAAATGGTGGGTATGGATGCCAGCATCATTATTAATCTTAGTAATTATGTTATGTATTAACTATATAGGAGAAGCATTAAAGAGAGCTAGTGACGCTAGACAAAGATTAGGATA